One window of the Marinifilum sp. JC120 genome contains the following:
- a CDS encoding GAK system XXXCH domain-containing protein: MAKKSKIEKYIEPGELPAFLRKIADALEGEASEDDAYLVMIEGFKKLKINIRNEFGHTAVKVTAKPMSAHMAKDECPESEVATPAEPDSSKPKFKNLKKQMKASFKIIFKSVHAGTLPPPEVVEEFIADSRLMVSFEGYGDEYYNEYMAACEKFQQACDESDVEAAHKACDEINSITAHCHSRYK, from the coding sequence ATGGCCAAAAAAAGCAAAATTGAAAAATATATTGAGCCCGGAGAACTTCCGGCTTTCCTGCGTAAAATCGCAGACGCCCTTGAAGGCGAGGCTTCGGAAGACGACGCCTACCTTGTGATGATCGAAGGGTTCAAAAAGCTGAAAATCAACATCCGCAATGAGTTCGGACACACTGCCGTGAAAGTCACAGCCAAACCCATGTCTGCGCACATGGCAAAAGACGAGTGTCCCGAATCAGAGGTGGCGACTCCTGCGGAACCAGACAGCAGTAAACCTAAATTCAAAAATCTCAAAAAACAGATGAAGGCATCCTTCAAGATTATTTTTAAATCCGTGCATGCGGGAACCTTGCCTCCGCCGGAAGTAGTGGAAGAGTTCATAGCTGATTCCCGGCTTATGGTCAGCTTTGAGGGCTACGGCGACGAATACTACAACGAATACATGGCAGCATGCGAGAAATTCCAGCAGGCGTGCGATGAGTCAGATGTAGAAGCCGCCCACAAAGCCTGTGACGAAATCAACAGCATCACCGCCCACTGCCATTCCCGGTACAAATAA
- a CDS encoding PhoU family transcriptional regulator: MLTFEGLDENFKFLILEVLNQLKATREFVASPSRSLFRKITSRDDYIDNLKTVIENKSYSRINSSIDLDPKLLNKIRAIQLSSVNLERIGDHCVNIVNQMAYLEDKGYVNRYECAEAFDIIEESTAKIANGFSSEDMPLALEICKSENRLDSLYKDNFNRIMAEMGSGKNIPDLVTCLFIFRYLERIGDSLLNIGEAIIFSILGERIKIEQFESLQQTLSVSGYDGSFSDIDFQGIWGSRSGCRIGHVQTKDKEQAPPVAQGSIYKEGNLDKIRLERTSLEQWNKRFPGMVPEIFGFHETKDENKGSMLVEFLPGCTLDTMILTSDDADLENAQFTLEQTLRHVWSSTKKDAPAPTTFMDQLKSRQNGVLQVHPEFHRNDHQMENAKVISTEELIDECMAIEKLLPAPFTVFIHGDFNCNNVVYSNEDERVRFIDLHRSRDFDYIQDLSVFLVSGFRMPVFERPIRNKINAVISRMYNFTEEFAQENNDETWQARLALALSRSFYTSTRFEFNYTFAKEMFNRSMFLLEKVNRYNGKWDHFVLPEDILHY, encoded by the coding sequence ATGCTTACATTCGAAGGATTGGACGAAAATTTTAAATTCCTCATCCTTGAGGTCTTGAATCAGCTTAAGGCTACCCGGGAATTCGTGGCTTCGCCCTCCCGTTCCCTGTTCCGCAAGATAACCTCGCGCGACGACTACATTGATAACCTGAAAACAGTTATCGAAAACAAGTCCTATTCCCGCATCAACAGTTCCATTGACCTTGATCCCAAGCTGCTGAACAAGATCAGAGCCATTCAGCTTTCCTCGGTCAATCTGGAGCGTATTGGCGACCATTGCGTAAACATCGTCAACCAGATGGCTTACCTTGAGGACAAAGGCTACGTTAACCGCTACGAGTGCGCCGAAGCTTTTGATATTATTGAAGAGAGCACCGCAAAAATAGCAAACGGATTCAGCTCGGAAGATATGCCTCTGGCCCTTGAAATCTGTAAGTCTGAAAACAGGCTGGATTCATTATACAAAGACAATTTCAACCGTATCATGGCTGAAATGGGCAGCGGTAAAAACATTCCCGACCTTGTTACCTGCCTCTTTATATTCCGTTATCTGGAAAGAATCGGTGATTCCCTGCTCAACATCGGGGAAGCTATCATCTTTTCCATTCTCGGTGAGCGCATCAAAATTGAGCAGTTTGAATCCCTGCAACAGACTTTAAGTGTTTCCGGGTACGACGGATCATTCTCGGACATCGACTTTCAGGGCATCTGGGGATCACGCTCCGGCTGCCGCATCGGACATGTCCAAACCAAGGATAAGGAACAGGCCCCCCCGGTGGCACAGGGAAGTATTTACAAGGAAGGAAACCTCGACAAAATCAGATTGGAACGAACCAGCCTCGAACAGTGGAATAAGCGTTTTCCGGGTATGGTTCCAGAAATCTTCGGTTTCCATGAAACCAAAGATGAAAATAAAGGTTCCATGCTGGTTGAATTTCTGCCCGGCTGTACGCTTGATACCATGATCCTGACTTCGGACGATGCCGATCTTGAAAATGCCCAGTTCACCCTTGAGCAGACCTTGCGCCATGTCTGGTCCAGCACCAAGAAAGATGCTCCGGCCCCGACCACCTTCATGGACCAGCTCAAATCCCGTCAGAACGGCGTATTGCAGGTCCACCCGGAATTCCACCGCAATGACCACCAGATGGAAAATGCTAAAGTCATATCCACTGAAGAGTTGATCGACGAGTGTATGGCTATTGAAAAGTTGCTCCCGGCACCGTTCACCGTATTCATCCACGGAGATTTCAATTGCAACAACGTGGTATACAGCAATGAAGACGAAAGAGTCAGATTCATTGACCTGCATCGCTCCCGTGATTTCGACTACATTCAGGATCTTTCGGTTTTCCTTGTTTCCGGTTTCCGCATGCCTGTTTTCGAACGGCCCATCAGAAACAAGATCAACGCGGTAATATCCCGTATGTACAACTTTACTGAAGAATTCGCTCAGGAAAATAACGATGAGACATGGCAGGCCCGCCTTGCGCTGGCATTGTCCCGTTCCTTCTACACATCCACCCGCTTTGAATTCAATTACACCTTTGCCAAGGAAATGTTCAACCGATCCATGTTCCTGCTGGAAAAGGTGAACCGCTACAACGGAAAGTGGGATCACTTTGTTCTGCCGGAAGACATCCTTCATTACTAA
- a CDS encoding methyltransferase domain-containing protein, with amino-acid sequence MEILKFSKALSDEIRIRLLAMLRDNELNVGEVVQVLGMSQPRVSRHLKIMHESGLLESRREGLWNFYRLARSGKGNRFAESVSWLIENEPEVEEDRHRVAKVLAERNLETRKFFDEIAEDWERLQRDVFGEFNIDSELLHLVDRCSVGVDLGCGNGSLLESLLAKCDTVIGVDSSPKMLELAEKRLGNHPDVSLRIGELTHLPLRDWEADLTFISMVLHHLPRPDKAVAEAARTLSSGGKLVIADFLSHSNERMRSEFGDRRLGFTEDELGGWVKDAGLESVNIRRFPVNEGLTVLVYISEKK; translated from the coding sequence ATGGAAATTTTGAAATTCAGTAAAGCTTTGTCCGATGAGATCAGAATCAGACTTCTGGCCATGCTTCGGGACAACGAGCTCAATGTAGGTGAGGTTGTGCAGGTTCTGGGTATGTCCCAGCCCCGTGTTTCCCGCCATTTGAAAATTATGCACGAGAGCGGCCTTCTGGAATCCAGAAGGGAAGGGCTTTGGAATTTCTACCGTCTGGCCCGTTCTGGCAAGGGCAATCGCTTTGCGGAATCCGTCAGCTGGCTCATTGAAAACGAACCCGAAGTGGAAGAAGACCGTCACCGGGTAGCCAAGGTGTTGGCCGAGCGCAACCTTGAGACCCGCAAATTTTTTGATGAAATTGCTGAGGACTGGGAGCGTTTACAGCGCGATGTGTTCGGCGAGTTCAATATTGATAGCGAGCTGCTTCATCTGGTAGATCGTTGTTCGGTTGGAGTTGATCTCGGTTGCGGTAACGGCTCTTTGCTGGAAAGCTTGCTTGCGAAATGTGACACAGTTATCGGAGTGGACAGTTCGCCCAAGATGCTGGAACTGGCTGAAAAACGTCTTGGTAATCATCCCGACGTGAGCCTGCGTATTGGCGAGCTTACCCATTTACCCCTGCGCGATTGGGAAGCTGACCTGACTTTTATTTCCATGGTTCTGCATCATTTGCCACGCCCGGATAAAGCTGTTGCAGAGGCTGCGCGAACTCTTTCAAGTGGTGGGAAGTTGGTTATTGCCGATTTTCTGTCACACTCAAACGAGCGTATGCGCAGTGAATTCGGTGACCGCAGGCTCGGTTTTACAGAAGACGAGCTTGGCGGTTGGGTGAAGGATGCAGGTCTTGAATCCGTCAATATCCGTCGTTTTCCCGTAAATGAAGGACTTACAGTCCTTGTTTATATATCAGAGAAAAAATAG
- a CDS encoding DEAD/DEAH box helicase: MSFKQFSFDRRIMAGINACGYETPTPIQVKAIPEVIKGRDVMGLAQTGTGKTAAFALPIMQRLLENKFSGQGPVRVLVLAPTRELALQIHENFMELGVEAGIRSAAVFGGVGAMPQIQAARRSSVVVACPGRLLDLLNQGVIKLDKLDTLVLDEADRMLDMGFLPDIRKIMSRLPKRRQNLLFSATMPHDIRELADKILYNPVTVQVANTAPAKTVEHVFYPVSQHLKNNLLFRVLEQTKYESMLVFTRTKHKAKNLARRLAARGHKATFLQGNMSQNQRQRSLDGFRDGTFKVMVATDIAARGIDCDRISHVINLDVPDTAETYTHRIGRTGRAGRSGSAFSFVTRDDLRLMREIEKAVGYSIEHRELEDFDYDKPNTHADQKRGAPRRAGGNSGRGGAKRSERGPGRRSERSSERSSERGSERSSEKGAGAGGGGRSSRSSQKRKYGKSSTSSEDSGQRKPGRPPRRRRRNVRSS, from the coding sequence GTGAGTTTTAAACAATTTTCTTTTGACCGGCGCATCATGGCCGGAATCAATGCTTGCGGCTATGAAACGCCGACCCCCATTCAGGTAAAAGCCATTCCCGAAGTTATCAAGGGGCGCGATGTAATGGGCCTTGCCCAGACCGGAACCGGTAAAACTGCCGCTTTTGCCCTGCCCATCATGCAGCGTCTGCTGGAGAATAAATTCTCCGGTCAGGGACCTGTGCGTGTGCTGGTGCTTGCGCCGACCCGTGAACTTGCTTTGCAGATTCATGAAAATTTTATGGAGCTGGGCGTTGAGGCAGGAATCCGCAGTGCCGCTGTTTTCGGCGGAGTGGGAGCCATGCCCCAGATTCAGGCTGCCCGCCGTTCATCCGTTGTAGTCGCCTGTCCCGGCAGACTGCTGGACCTGCTGAATCAGGGCGTGATCAAGCTGGACAAGCTGGACACCCTTGTGCTGGATGAGGCAGACCGCATGCTGGACATGGGTTTTTTGCCGGACATCCGCAAGATAATGTCTCGTCTGCCTAAGCGCCGCCAGAACCTTCTTTTTTCCGCAACCATGCCCCACGATATCCGTGAACTGGCGGACAAGATTCTTTATAATCCGGTAACCGTGCAGGTGGCGAATACCGCCCCGGCCAAGACCGTGGAGCATGTTTTTTATCCGGTCAGCCAGCACTTGAAGAACAACCTGTTGTTCAGAGTTCTTGAGCAGACTAAATACGAGAGCATGCTTGTTTTTACCCGTACCAAGCACAAGGCCAAGAATTTGGCTCGCAGGCTTGCGGCGCGCGGACATAAGGCTACCTTTTTGCAAGGTAATATGAGCCAGAATCAGCGTCAGCGTTCTCTGGACGGATTTCGTGACGGAACCTTCAAGGTTATGGTTGCAACAGATATTGCAGCGCGCGGAATTGACTGCGATCGCATCTCCCACGTGATTAACCTTGATGTCCCCGATACCGCAGAGACCTACACTCACCGCATCGGCAGGACCGGCCGTGCTGGCCGTAGCGGCAGCGCATTTTCATTCGTTACTCGTGATGACCTGCGACTTATGCGCGAAATTGAAAAGGCTGTGGGCTACTCTATTGAGCACCGCGAACTGGAAGATTTTGATTACGATAAGCCTAACACCCATGCGGATCAGAAGAGAGGCGCTCCTCGCAGGGCCGGCGGCAACTCCGGTAGAGGGGGCGCAAAACGGTCCGAAAGAGGACCTGGAAGACGTTCTGAAAGGAGTTCTGAAAGAAGCTCGGAAAGAGGTTCTGAAAGAAGTTCTGAGAAAGGAGCCGGTGCAGGTGGTGGCGGGCGCAGTTCGCGTAGTTCGCAAAAACGAAAGTATGGAAAATCTTCAACAAGTAGTGAAGATAGCGGACAGCGCAAGCCGGGCCGTCCTCCAAGAAGAAGACGCCGTAACGTGCGGAGTTCTTAA
- a CDS encoding class I SAM-dependent methyltransferase: protein MSKEQIHKAIGQHWDERRANSNPLRDRWWKSEKIISHINSIICGPPLAGVSQGPMSLLKEMLQGRSFGEALSIGCGGAHKELEFVKQGLVDHFYLYELSKKNCELAKQRFESAGFGERVTIINKDFFETQPREFDLIHWDNSLHHMFNARDAIARTYDCLRPGGVFYMNDFVGSSRFQWSDAELEQINFFRKNLPDEIFINPLGGKFPRRVERPSLKQMIAADPSEAADSASIIPALEELLPDPKIIPTGGTIYHTALNDILVNIDEDSPLLTQALKIDKAITKRGFFQYAVCLAGK, encoded by the coding sequence ATGAGCAAAGAACAAATCCATAAAGCTATCGGCCAGCACTGGGACGAAAGACGGGCAAATTCTAATCCTCTTCGTGATCGATGGTGGAAATCTGAAAAAATCATTTCCCACATCAACAGCATTATTTGCGGCCCCCCCTTGGCCGGGGTAAGCCAAGGCCCCATGTCTCTACTTAAAGAAATGCTCCAAGGTAGATCGTTTGGAGAAGCCCTTTCAATAGGCTGTGGTGGAGCGCATAAAGAGCTTGAGTTTGTGAAGCAAGGGTTGGTTGATCATTTCTATCTCTACGAACTGAGCAAAAAGAATTGCGAGCTTGCCAAGCAGAGATTTGAAAGCGCTGGCTTTGGCGAGCGAGTCACCATCATCAATAAAGATTTTTTTGAAACACAGCCAAGAGAATTCGACCTTATCCACTGGGATAATTCCCTGCACCACATGTTCAATGCCCGCGATGCCATTGCACGGACATACGACTGCCTGCGTCCGGGCGGTGTATTCTACATGAATGACTTTGTGGGAAGTTCACGGTTCCAATGGTCGGATGCGGAATTGGAGCAGATCAACTTTTTCAGAAAAAATCTCCCCGATGAAATTTTCATCAACCCGCTGGGAGGAAAATTCCCACGCAGAGTTGAAAGACCTTCCCTAAAACAAATGATCGCCGCCGACCCGTCTGAAGCTGCCGACTCAGCTTCAATCATCCCCGCGCTGGAAGAACTGCTTCCAGACCCCAAAATTATCCCCACAGGCGGAACCATTTATCACACCGCACTGAACGATATACTGGTTAACATTGATGAGGATTCCCCGCTGCTTACCCAAGCTTTAAAGATCGACAAAGCGATTACTAAGAGGGGATTTTTTCAGTATGCGGTTTGTTTGGCGGGGAAGTAA
- a CDS encoding DUF721 domain-containing protein translates to MAAKKKYNGPRKRVFHPRQRQTRHMGEAMGDYVSNLDGEYKLMIPRLWKAWPELMGELAEFAKPLGHRKRTLILASEDSVAAQELSYFAPEILERINSFFGKEVFDKVLFELLNGRVPLDGYELNRTEFKDAKIKKPGKLGGMKDKFDPESAVGRCYLKYVRLFEKS, encoded by the coding sequence ATGGCAGCAAAGAAAAAATATAACGGTCCCCGCAAGCGGGTATTCCACCCCCGGCAACGCCAGACTAGGCACATGGGTGAAGCCATGGGTGACTATGTCTCGAATCTGGATGGGGAATACAAGCTTATGATTCCAAGACTTTGGAAGGCATGGCCTGAACTCATGGGCGAGCTTGCCGAATTCGCCAAACCGCTGGGCCACCGCAAACGGACCCTGATCCTCGCATCCGAGGATTCCGTTGCCGCGCAAGAGCTGTCATATTTCGCTCCAGAGATTCTTGAACGAATAAATTCATTTTTTGGTAAAGAAGTCTTTGACAAGGTGCTGTTCGAACTGCTAAACGGCAGGGTTCCATTGGACGGGTACGAATTAAACCGTACTGAGTTCAAGGACGCAAAGATCAAAAAGCCCGGCAAATTAGGCGGGATGAAAGACAAATTTGATCCAGAATCGGCGGTCGGAAGATGTTATTTAAAATACGTCCGCCTTTTTGAAAAATCATAA
- a CDS encoding adenosylhomocysteinase, which yields MLKVDSKLDYKVADISLADWGNKEMQLSEREMPGLMSIREKYGKEKPLKGLKVMGSLHMTIQTAMLIETLYALGADIRWASCNIFSTQDHAAAAIAANGTAKVFAWKGETLEEYWWCTEQALTWPDGSGPDLIVDDGGDATLLIHHGVKAEADASILDEKTDNKEFQCVLDRLKLSVAENPGKWTAIAKQIRGVSEETTTGVHRLYQMQEAGELLFPAINVNDSVTKSKFDNLYGCRESLADGIKRATDVMIAGKVVVVVGYGDVGKGCAQSMRGFGARVLVTEVDPICALQAAMEGFEVCPMAKAVERGDVFVTCTGNYHVVTGEHISKMKDEAIICNIGHFDNEIEMGYLEDSKTAKKIEIKPQVDKWVMESGKSVIVLAEGRLVNLGCATGHPSFVMSNSFTNQALAQIDLAKNEYEPKVMILSKKLDEEVARLHLERLGVELEVLTEEQAGYINVDVEGPYKPDHYRY from the coding sequence ATGCTTAAAGTAGATTCTAAGCTTGATTACAAAGTTGCTGACATTTCCCTCGCTGACTGGGGTAACAAAGAAATGCAGCTTTCCGAGCGCGAAATGCCCGGTCTCATGTCTATCCGTGAAAAATACGGTAAAGAGAAGCCCCTCAAGGGCCTCAAAGTCATGGGTTCCCTGCACATGACCATTCAGACCGCAATGCTCATCGAGACACTGTACGCTCTCGGTGCTGACATTCGCTGGGCTTCCTGCAACATTTTTTCCACTCAGGACCACGCAGCCGCAGCCATTGCAGCTAACGGTACTGCAAAAGTATTCGCATGGAAGGGTGAAACCCTCGAAGAATACTGGTGGTGCACCGAGCAGGCTCTTACCTGGCCTGACGGTTCCGGTCCTGACCTCATCGTTGATGACGGCGGCGACGCCACTCTGCTCATTCACCACGGTGTAAAAGCAGAAGCTGACGCTTCCATCCTTGATGAGAAGACCGACAACAAGGAATTCCAGTGCGTTCTGGATCGTCTGAAGCTTTCCGTTGCCGAGAATCCCGGCAAATGGACTGCTATTGCTAAGCAGATTCGCGGTGTTTCCGAAGAAACCACCACTGGTGTACACCGTCTTTACCAGATGCAGGAAGCAGGCGAACTGCTCTTCCCCGCAATCAACGTTAACGATTCCGTTACCAAGTCCAAGTTCGACAACCTTTATGGTTGCCGCGAGTCCCTCGCTGACGGCATCAAACGCGCTACTGACGTAATGATCGCCGGTAAAGTCGTTGTTGTTGTCGGTTACGGTGATGTTGGTAAGGGTTGTGCTCAGTCCATGCGCGGCTTTGGTGCACGCGTTTTGGTTACTGAAGTTGACCCCATCTGCGCGCTTCAGGCAGCAATGGAAGGCTTCGAAGTATGCCCCATGGCTAAAGCAGTTGAGCGCGGTGATGTTTTCGTTACCTGCACCGGTAACTACCACGTTGTAACCGGCGAGCACATTTCCAAAATGAAAGATGAAGCAATTATCTGCAACATCGGTCACTTTGATAACGAAATCGAAATGGGCTATCTCGAAGACAGCAAGACTGCCAAGAAGATCGAAATCAAGCCTCAGGTTGATAAATGGGTTATGGAATCCGGCAAGTCCGTCATCGTTCTTGCTGAAGGCCGCCTTGTAAACCTCGGTTGCGCTACCGGACACCCCAGCTTTGTAATGTCCAACAGCTTCACCAACCAGGCTCTTGCACAGATCGACCTCGCTAAAAACGAGTACGAACCCAAAGTAATGATCCTCTCCAAGAAACTCGACGAAGAAGTTGCAAGACTCCACCTCGAGCGTCTCGGTGTAGAGCTTGAAGTTCTTACTGAAGAGCAGGCCGGTTACATCAACGTTGATGTTGAAGGTCCTTACAAGCCTGATCACTACCGTTACTAA
- a CDS encoding Fic family protein, with the protein MTKYIWQSPHWPELKFDAQVLLPRLSICRRKQGELLSRISTLDENFIIEAEASLLESEVIRTSEIEGLKLDPQSVRSSVARKLGLEDAGIPKVGRYEDNLVEILLDATQVHTGKLSNERLFAWHAALFPSGYSGITPITTGAWRSDKDGTMQVISGRPGKQKVHYEAPPAERLEKEMSAFMDWFNTPGDQDGIIRAAIAHFRFVTIHPFDDGNGRLARIITDQAMAQDEKTSRRAYSLSAQIAGNRKGYYTILEQTQKGDGDITPWLLWFIDMLEKAILNSQTIIAHTLTKADFWKKHATTQLNERQRKVINKLLDAGPDGFVGGLSNKNYVSIAKCGPATATRDLKYLVDVGVLVKSNSGGRSTRYGVVWNDL; encoded by the coding sequence ATGACAAAATACATATGGCAATCGCCACACTGGCCCGAGCTTAAATTTGATGCCCAAGTCCTGCTCCCCCGCCTCAGTATTTGCAGGCGCAAGCAGGGTGAACTGCTCAGCAGAATCAGTACGCTTGATGAAAACTTCATCATTGAAGCGGAAGCCTCCCTGCTGGAATCAGAAGTAATACGCACCAGCGAAATTGAAGGGCTGAAACTCGACCCGCAATCGGTACGTTCGTCAGTTGCCCGCAAGCTGGGACTCGAAGACGCAGGCATACCCAAGGTCGGACGTTACGAAGACAATCTGGTGGAAATTCTTCTGGATGCCACGCAGGTTCATACAGGTAAACTCAGCAATGAACGTCTCTTCGCATGGCACGCAGCCCTGTTCCCTTCGGGATATTCAGGAATCACCCCCATCACTACCGGGGCATGGAGATCAGACAAAGACGGAACAATGCAAGTCATTTCCGGCAGACCGGGCAAGCAGAAAGTCCACTACGAAGCACCTCCGGCTGAAAGGCTCGAAAAGGAGATGTCCGCCTTCATGGACTGGTTCAATACCCCCGGAGATCAAGACGGCATCATCCGCGCGGCAATTGCCCATTTCCGCTTTGTGACCATCCACCCTTTTGATGATGGCAATGGCAGGCTAGCCAGAATAATCACCGACCAAGCCATGGCGCAGGATGAAAAAACATCAAGGCGCGCCTACTCACTCTCAGCCCAGATAGCCGGTAACCGCAAAGGGTATTACACAATCCTTGAGCAGACCCAGAAAGGAGATGGAGATATCACCCCATGGCTGCTCTGGTTCATAGACATGCTCGAAAAAGCAATCCTCAATTCGCAGACCATCATCGCCCATACTTTAACGAAGGCCGATTTCTGGAAAAAACACGCCACCACCCAGCTGAATGAGCGCCAACGCAAAGTAATCAATAAGCTCCTAGATGCCGGACCGGACGGATTTGTTGGTGGACTTTCCAACAAGAATTACGTCAGCATCGCCAAGTGCGGACCTGCTACAGCAACTCGCGACTTGAAATATCTTGTTGATGTGGGGGTGTTGGTTAAGAGCAATAGTGGGGGTAGGAGTACGCGGTATGGGGTGGTGTGGAATGACTTGTAA
- a CDS encoding LysR family transcriptional regulator produces MRMRQLRYFKAVAEELHFGKAAEKLHIQQPPLSRQIQNIEEELGVILFKRTNRKVELTEEGCYFLQEAKEMLAIMDRSKTTLQAMGDGTAGKLKISFIYLALSSAFPEIMRDFIKDYPDVDVSLHDENTYFQVNAVKEGTRHVGFVTMKLVDLHGLESMIVHRSTSCAAIPASHPLAQKDVLSLKDLAQLPYICSTDSYCRMRVKEMQRMFSETGLELKIGMQYERKHTGNVFVAAGLGWTVLNSDSAGTIPDGIALKPLEIELHPFEIGMVWNPERMTPLVRNFIEFYKGRVGE; encoded by the coding sequence ATGCGTATGCGCCAACTTCGCTATTTTAAAGCTGTTGCCGAGGAGCTTCATTTCGGAAAGGCTGCGGAAAAATTGCATATCCAACAGCCGCCACTCAGCAGGCAGATCCAGAACATAGAAGAAGAACTGGGAGTGATCCTCTTCAAGCGCACAAACCGCAAAGTGGAACTAACCGAAGAAGGCTGCTACTTCCTTCAGGAAGCCAAAGAGATGCTGGCGATCATGGACCGCTCCAAAACAACTCTGCAAGCCATGGGAGACGGAACAGCGGGCAAGCTCAAGATAAGCTTCATCTATCTGGCCCTGTCCTCGGCATTCCCGGAAATCATGAGGGATTTCATCAAGGATTACCCGGATGTAGATGTCAGCCTTCATGATGAGAACACCTATTTTCAGGTCAATGCGGTAAAAGAAGGAACGCGTCACGTGGGCTTTGTGACCATGAAGCTGGTCGACCTGCACGGGCTTGAAAGCATGATCGTGCACAGGTCCACCTCATGCGCGGCAATCCCCGCAAGCCACCCTCTCGCCCAGAAGGACGTTCTAAGCCTCAAAGACCTCGCACAGCTGCCCTACATATGCAGCACGGACTCATACTGCCGCATGCGCGTAAAAGAGATGCAGCGCATGTTCAGCGAGACAGGGCTGGAGCTTAAAATAGGCATGCAATACGAACGCAAGCACACCGGAAACGTCTTCGTAGCCGCCGGGCTGGGTTGGACGGTCCTCAACAGCGATTCCGCCGGAACCATCCCGGACGGCATCGCCCTAAAACCGCTTGAAATTGAGCTGCATCCCTTCGAGATAGGCATGGTCTGGAATCCAGAGCGCATGACCCCGCTGGTGCGGAATTTTATTGAGTTTTATAAGGGGCGGGTTGGGGAGTGA
- a CDS encoding HD domain-containing protein, translated as MIPTPEQCETLLASNNTPEATIIHSRMVRDVARRIGRDLKWLRDRGPNLALITAAALLHDIAKGKPDHAAAGAAIIRENGYDEVADIVAAHNELDYSGDLPVTEKEIVFIADKLVKGDQMVTVIYMYDHKIESCSDEQLLAKLKQCKETALRIKTAIEQETGKNLEELAIAED; from the coding sequence ATGATCCCAACCCCAGAACAATGCGAAACCCTCCTCGCCTCCAACAATACCCCGGAAGCGACTATTATCCACTCCCGAATGGTGCGCGATGTTGCCCGCCGCATCGGGCGCGATTTAAAATGGCTGCGTGACCGGGGGCCCAATCTAGCCCTGATTACGGCTGCTGCCCTGCTGCATGACATTGCCAAAGGTAAACCGGACCATGCTGCTGCCGGAGCGGCAATTATACGCGAGAACGGCTATGATGAAGTTGCAGACATTGTGGCTGCTCATAATGAACTGGATTATTCCGGCGATCTTCCGGTCACGGAAAAAGAGATCGTCTTTATTGCCGATAAACTGGTCAAAGGCGACCAGATGGTCACGGTTATATATATGTATGACCATAAGATCGAATCCTGTTCCGATGAACAGCTGCTGGCAAAACTGAAACAGTGCAAAGAAACCGCCCTGCGCATCAAGACCGCCATTGAGCAGGAAACAGGAAAGAATCTTGAAGAGCTTGCCATTGCTGAAGATTAA
- a CDS encoding RNA-binding protein, translating into MSKNIYVGNLPWSATEDEIRAAFEAFGEVVSVKLIEDRETGRPRGFGFVEMEDAGAMEAIDNLDGKDFGGRNLKVNEAKPRAPRPRW; encoded by the coding sequence ATGTCCAAGAACATCTATGTCGGTAACCTGCCCTGGTCTGCAACTGAAGACGAAATCCGCGCTGCTTTCGAAGCTTTCGGTGAAGTTGTATCTGTTAAACTCATCGAAGACAGAGAAACCGGTCGTCCTCGTGGTTTCGGTTTTGTTGAAATGGAAGACGCTGGCGCAATGGAAGCTATCGACAATCTGGATGGTAAAGACTTCGGCGGTCGTAACCTCAAGGTTAACGAAGCGAAGCCCCGCGCACCACGCCCCCGCTGGTAG